A window of Pullulanibacillus sp. KACC 23026 genomic DNA:
GAATTAAGATATTTAGTATGAAAACAGCATTACTGTTTGGGATTGTTGGAAGTATTCTACTGATAGGCTCAACCAGTAATTCTTCTATTATTTCATTCTTTATTAATATATTTCATAAGTCTCCGACATTAAGCGGTAGAACTATAATTTGGCAAAATACTTTAGCTTTAATTTATCAAAAACCGTTATTGGGTTATGGTTATGAATTACCTGATGTTGTTAGTTTAAAACTGGTAAAAACAATAGGATTTGGGACAAACCCTCACAATTATTATTTACAACTATTGTATCAAGGTGGAATTATACTGGGTATTTTAGTAATTCTAATATATCTAATCATTGATAAGAAATTATCTAATTATAAAAATTCAACTGTTTCAAGTATCTTTGGAATCTGGTTTCTAATAATTGCTATAATGGGTACAACAGAACCTCAAGATGGTATATATCTTCAAATCGCTTGGGTATTAGCATATAATATTGAATTTATTCTTGATGAAACATTAAGAGATTTGTATAAAAAAAAGAGAAGAAAACTGGTTTGGAATTAATCTTAACTAGGGGATTTTTATGAAAAATAATTTGGTAAAAAATACACTTTTATTATCAATTGGCAATTTTGCTACTAAAGGGATAAATTTTTTGATGATTCCTTTTTTCAGTAGTTGGTTATCTACAGCTGATTATGGAACCTTTGATCTATTAAGTACTTATGTATCACTTTTAATACCTTTTATTACACTTTCAAGTTCAGATGCTATTTTTCGATTCGGTATTGATAAAAGTGAAATTTCAGAGAAGACCAAGTATATTACAAATGGTTTATTGCTAAATTTATTTAATACCTTCTTGTTCTCAGTTGTATTAATTATTTGTTACATTTATAATGATAAATTTACTATAATTCCATTTTTGTTTTTACTTATTAGTCAAATCATGATGAACTACTTACAAGGATTTCTTCGTGCAACAAAAAAACTGGAAATCTATTCATTCGCTAGTATAATTTCAACAGTTTTTATTGCTTTGTTTACAACTATATTGCTGTTGAAATATCATTTAGGCCTCACAGGTATCATAATTGGCTATGCTATAGGTTATTTTGTCGGATCAATATTTGTAATAATATGGACTAAACATTGGAAGTATTTAAGTTTGAGCAGTTTTTCCATTAGAAATATAAAAGAATTAGTAAAATACGCATTACCTTTAATACCAAACAATGTTTCATGGTGGATAATTAATGTTTCAGACCGAACAATTATTAATATATTTCTAGGTCCTGTTGCTAATGGGATCTATGCTATAGCTTATAAAGTTCCTAATTTTAGTGCTTCAATTTTTAATGTGTTTAGTATTTCATGGCAAGAAACCGCAACAGATTTAATTGATTATAAAGAAAGACATGTTTATTTTAATCAAGTATATAATAAGACAATTTCTATAATGATTTCATTATGTGGAGGTTTATTAACTCTAAATTATTTTTTATTTCATTTTGTTTTTGATAAACGATATTTCGATGCTTTATACATTTCTCCTATATTGATTACTTCTGTAATTTTCGTGTCATTGACTCAATTTTTTGGTGGGATACAGATAAGCTTGAAAAGGACAAAAGAAAATGGCTTTACTACTTTAATAGGGGCAATAATTAATTTAGCAATATGTTTAGGTTTAATTAAATTTTTTGGATTATACTCAGCGGCAATAGCTACTCTTATTTCTAATATTGTTGTAACGCTTATTAGGCAATTTAGATTGACTAGCAATATGAAATTCAAATTAGATAAAATAAATTATATATATATATTTATATACATTTATTTATTTGCAATTATTTATATAAGTCAAAATATAATTGTTAATTGTATAGATATTATACTTGCTATCATTTTGTTTGTAAGTGCTAATAATGAATTCTTATTGAAAATAAAAAAGAGACTTATCTTTTTGAAAGTTTAATTCGATTATATGAACAAAAATAGTAGTTTAATAATTTGTTGTTCTTAACTATTAGCAAGAAATCATAGCCACTGACGAGGAAAAATATATTAGGGTTTATTTGTCAATTTATTTGGTGATCAATTCAAATCTTAGTAGGGAAATAAAAAGAACCTTCTAATTTCATAGACTTGTTTAAGATAGGAAATCTCGATATGCTTTTACCTTATATAGTGTTACGGGCTCTTATATTAGAAATAAAAATTGCTGTTTTAAAACTAATAAAAATTAGCACAATACTGGATTATGGACATAACATTATAATTTGGAGGCAAATATAGTGATCAAAGATATAAACTTAAATAAGACTTATTTTGTGACTGGTGCTGCAGGATTTATAGGCTATTATTTAGCAGTTAATCTTTTGAAAATTGGATGTAATGTAATCGGGATTGACAACTTGAATGAATATTATGATATAAAACTAAAAATTTCTCGCTTGGAAAAACTTAAGTCGTATGAAAAATTCACTTTTGTAAAAGGGGATTTAATTGATAAAGTACTAATAACTGACTTATTTAACAAGTATAAGCCAAATATAGTGATTAATTTGGCAGCTCAGGCTGGAGTCAGATATTCAATTGAAAATCCAGATGTTTATATACAGAGCAACATAATCGGGTTTTATAATATATTAGAGGCTTGTAGATATTTTAAGGTTGACCACTTGATTTATGCATCATCTAGTTCTGTATATGGAGCTAATAAAAAAGTTCCTTTTGAGGAATCCGATTTTGTAGATAATCCGGTATCACTATATGCAGCTACTAAAAAATCAAATGAGTTGATGGCACATTCATATAGCCATCTTTATAATATACCTACTACTGGACTTCGCTTCTTTACAGTTTATGGGCCTATGGGGAGACCAGACATGGCTTACTTCAGTTTCGCA
This region includes:
- a CDS encoding oligosaccharide flippase family protein, which gives rise to MKNNLVKNTLLLSIGNFATKGINFLMIPFFSSWLSTADYGTFDLLSTYVSLLIPFITLSSSDAIFRFGIDKSEISEKTKYITNGLLLNLFNTFLFSVVLIICYIYNDKFTIIPFLFLLISQIMMNYLQGFLRATKKLEIYSFASIISTVFIALFTTILLLKYHLGLTGIIIGYAIGYFVGSIFVIIWTKHWKYLSLSSFSIRNIKELVKYALPLIPNNVSWWIINVSDRTIINIFLGPVANGIYAIAYKVPNFSASIFNVFSISWQETATDLIDYKERHVYFNQVYNKTISIMISLCGGLLTLNYFLFHFVFDKRYFDALYISPILITSVIFVSLTQFFGGIQISLKRTKENGFTTLIGAIINLAICLGLIKFFGLYSAAIATLISNIVVTLIRQFRLTSNMKFKLDKINYIYIFIYIYLFAIIYISQNIIVNCIDIILAIILFVSANNEFLLKIKKRLIFLKV
- a CDS encoding NAD-dependent epimerase/dehydratase family protein, whose product is MVIKDINLNKTYFVTGAAGFIGYYLAVNLLKIGCNVIGIDNLNEYYDIKLKISRLEKLKSYEKFTFVKGDLIDKVLITDLFNKYKPNIVINLAAQAGVRYSIENPDVYIQSNIIGFYNILEACRYFKVDHLIYASSSSVYGANKKVPFEESDFVDNPVSLYAATKKSNELMAHSYSHLYNIPTTGLRFFTVYGPMGRPDMAYFSFANKYFSGEPIRIFNNGDFENDLYRDFTYIDDIIEGISRLLNNPPSTPIPHRVFNIGNNKPEKLMNFISTLENAFSNTLGREIIFEKVFEPLKAGDVPATYASIDLLHNEFSFKPSTTIKEGLQKFADWYANFYNIK